The genomic interval TtcattaacttttaaaaatcctATCCAAAATTCTTCAATCGCTATTGCATTTTCTGAATCATCCACACATCTAATTACAAGGGACATCTGCTCCTCGTGACTTGCATCTGGAGTACAATCAAGTATGACAGTGAAATACTTTGCATGTTTAATTTTTGCAACAATTGAATTTCTTACTTCAGCCGCCAACATCTGTATCAATTCATTTTGGATTTTGGGCCCAAGATAAGTGTAATGAATCTGTTTTTCTTGAACACGCCGAAGGTGTTCCTCCATTATTGGATCAAattcagcaatcatttcaatTAGCTGCAAAAAGATTCCATTATTCTCAACATAAAGCTTCTCATTATCTCCCCGGAGTGCCAAATTATTTTTTGCAATTCTTTGCACAACTGCAATTATTCTTTTCAATACTTGTTTCCAATGTTCTCTCTCTTTGTTAATTGCTACTTGCATATTTTCATCAATTGTTTTTTTCTTTCGAAGTCTTGTTTCTAATTCGATCCAACTAGTCATGCAATCAATATGATCTCTACTAGTTTCATGAAGACTGAGACATCGACTGATATTCTTCCAATCTTTGTATCCTTCATCAACTAGATGACCAAGTTTCATTGTGGTTCTTTGAGTCTTGAATAAtttgcaacagaaacagaagaccTTGTCCATTGAAATAGAATACACTAACCATCTTCTATCACTTTTCTCACCATTTGACAACtgcctcttataatgtgatggaTTGAAGTGTCTTCCGGTATTatcaagaggaaacaaaataCCATCATCTCTTTTAGGACCTCTTTCAACTAGAAAGTCCCTAATATTTGGAATTTTGTCCCAATTTCCTGGATCATCAACATTTAAAGGAAACAAGATCTCTTGATTTATGTCTTCATCACTGTCATTTTTAGGCATACTGGCTTCACCTTTATCTTTTTCAGATTCTTTTGGATCTTTATTGTGAAGTTCATTCAATTCACTATGTTCTTGATCATTCAACTTATTATCAGTGTCATCCTGATTCATTTGTTCTACTAATTCTATTTGCTCTGCTTTTTGGCTGCTAGTGAAATACTTATTAAGACTTCCTGCTTGGCTTTGAATTAAAgtttcttccttttgttttttcttccttttttctgCTCCAGACAATTGTTTTCTTATAGGAGGCATATTTGCTAGAAGCCTAAATATTAATCTGCACCGATAGTtcatagattaaaataatttcaacatCTAAATGCAGGAAAAATTCACTAAATCATAATACATGTAAATATCATCATGCTAAATCATATCATATTTTTATCTACTTAAAACTATTGCTGGCTTAAACGAAATGTTCATTAAGGGCTTGAACACCAAAAACATTCAACAAAAaagtcaaaaataataaaaatcagaGAAATTGGATGTTAATTAATATAGTTTTCCTTTAAGTTCAACTATCATTGGCATATTTAATATCAAGCCGCATTAACATTTCAATAGCGTTATCTTTAACAAGAGACGAAAGGTTACTGAATTAAATAAGAATTCATAAGATTAATGACAAGAAATGTgagagatagaaaaaaaaaaaaaaaaaaaaaacagttgcgtgacataaaaaaatagaaagaaagtGACCTACTTAccttttttaaaggattttgttCCTCTAAGAGAGGAAGAGATCAACAAAACTTTGATTGTTAAAGAGAATCAAGAGATCAACGTGACTTTCTTCTAGCGATAGAGATAAAGGAAGATAGAGCGATAATTTTAGCGATCCTTTAACGCCTTGAGCAGCAGCGGCTGCACACTTCATATGGATATGTAGGGTTATATTTTGataagtataatttttttaataaaaaaatgggCCCCTTCAGCAGTTGGGCCCTGAGGCGGCTGCCTCACGGGCCTTATAGAAGGTCCGGCCCTGGTCACCGCTTGACCACTGgggaagatgagggtttaaggtcgtcgcttgaccgttgATATAGACTAGGCGAAGActggagtttaaggtcgccactcgaccgttggggaagacgagggtttaaggtcgccgctcgaccgttgatataGACTAGGTGAAGACTggagtttaaggttgtcgctcgaccattgatgaagacttggtgaagactagggtttaaggtcgttgctcgaccgttgacgtagactagggtttaaggtcaccgcttgaccATTGACGTAGACTAGGGTTTTAAGGTttccgctcgaccgttgacgtagactaaggttttaaggtcgccactcaatcgttgacgtagacaagggtttaaggtcaccgctcgaccgttgatgtagaccagggtttaagatcgtcgctcgaccgttgatgtagactagggtttaagatcgtcgctcgaccgttgatgtagaccagGATTTAAGATCGTCGCTTGACCATTGatgtagaccagggtttaagatcgtcgctcgaccgttgacgaacactagggtttaaggtcatcgctcgaccgttgacatagactagggtttaaggtcgtcactcgaccatt from Zingiber officinale cultivar Zhangliang chromosome 6B, Zo_v1.1, whole genome shotgun sequence carries:
- the LOC121990829 gene encoding zinc finger MYM-type protein 1-like, whose product is MEFDLVDETRAKAVVRLMAYRQRMKQNYNLRAILSSFQIGDLVWKKVKLIFRLLANMPPIRKQLSGAEKRKKKQKEETLIQSQAGSLNKYFTSSQKAEQIELVEQMNQDDTDNKLNDQEHSELNELHNKDPKESEKDKGEASMPKNDSDEDINQEILFPLNVDDPGNWDKIPNIRDFLVERGPKRDDGILFPLDNTGRHFNPSHYKRQLSNGEKSDRRWLVYSISMDKVFCFCCKLFKTQRTTMKLGHLVDEGYKDWKNISRCLSLHETSRDHIDCMTSWIELETRLRKKKTIDENMQVAINKEREHWKQVLKRIIAVVQRIAKNNLALRGDNEKLYVENNGIFLQLIEMIAEFDPIMEEHLRRVQEKQIHYTYLGPKIQNELIQMLAAEVRNSIVAKIKHAKYFTVILDCTPDASHEEQMSLVIRCVDDSENAIAIEEFWIGFLKVNETSGLGLFTELKNILSNLELDIDNIRGQGWQIFKDHVQGLTVKPLSQTRWESHVESVKPIKDQTSKIRDALIDLANISDDSKIKSEAEGLASFELEKKRIIRRKRQFDEINREEVAQSPKESFRVNYFLFIIDQALSSLQTRFEQFQKYEETFGFLFSLEKLKSIDDDGLLHSCVNLQDSLTHDGHSDVDGSDLYLELKLLRHSLPRDSKRAIDVLNYLKKMDGCYPNAYIAYRILLTIPVTVASAERSFSKLKLIKTYLRSTMSQERLNGLAMLSIEKKVVEKVDYANLINTFASRTARRAIFK